A region from the Chionomys nivalis chromosome 22, mChiNiv1.1, whole genome shotgun sequence genome encodes:
- the Prpf40a gene encoding pre-mRNA-processing factor 40 homolog A isoform X1, with product MQATPSEAEAGGESPQSCVSAALSDWTAGKPVSLLAPLIPPRSSGQPLPFGPGGRQPLRSLLVGMCSGSGRRRSSLSPTMRPGTGAERGGLMVSEMESQPPSRGPGDGERRLSGSNLCSSSWVSADGFLRRRPSMGHPGMHYAPMGMHPMGQRANMPPVPHGMMPQMMPPMGGPPMGQMPGMMSSVMSGMMMSHMSQASMQPALPPGVNSMDVAAGAASGAKSMWTEHKSPDGRTYYYNTETKQSTWEKPDDLKTPAEQLLSKCPWKEYKSDSGKPYYYNSQTKESRWAKPKELEDLEGYQNTIVAGGLITKSNLHAMIKAEESSKQEECTTTSIAPVPTTEIPTTMSTMAAAEAAAAVVAAAAAAANANTSTTPTNTVGSVPVAPEPEVTSIVATVVDNENSVTIANEEQAQIANTTAIQDLSGDMSSNAGEEPSKQETVTDFTPKKEEEESQPAKKTYTWNTKEEAKQAFKELLKEKRVPSNASWEQAMKMIINDPRYSALAKLSEKKQAFNAYKVQTEKEEKEEARSKYKEAKESFQRFLENHEKMTSTTRYKKAEQMFGEMEVWNAISERDRLEIYEDVLFFLSKKEKEQAKQLRKRNWEALKNILDNMANVTYSTTWSEAQQYLMDNPTFAEDEELQNMDKEDALICFEEHIRALEKEEEEEKQKTLLRERRRQRKNRESFQIFLDELHEHGQLHSMSSWMELYPTISSDIRFTNMLGQPVFSLGSTALDLFKFYVEDLKARYHDEKKIIKDILKDKGFVVEVNTTFEDFVAIISSTKRSTTLDAGNIKLAFNSLLEKAEAREREREKEEARKMKRKESAFKSMLKQAAPPIELDAVWEDIRERFVKEPAFEDITLESERKRIFKDFMHVLEHECQHHHSKNKKHSKKSKKHHRKRSRSRSGSESDDDDSHSKKKRQRSESHSASEHSSSAESERSYKKSKKHKKKSKKRRHKSDSPESDTEREKDKKDKDRESEKDRSRQRSESKHKSPKKKTGKDSGNWDTSGSELSEGELEKRRRTLLEQLDDDQ from the exons atgCAGGCGACGCCGAGCGAGGCCGAGGCCGGGGGCGAATCGCCGCAGAGCTGCGTGTCGGCCGCGCTCTCTGATTGGACAGCAGGGAAGCCTGTCAGTTTATTGGCCCCGCTGATCCCGCCCCGTAGCTCAGGGCAGCCTTTACCCTTTGGCCCCGGCGGGCGCCAGCCACTCAGATCGCTGCTTGTTGGTATGTGCAGCGGCAGTGGCCGCCGACGGAGCAGTCTGAGCCCGACGATGAGGCCGGGGACTGGAGCCGAGCGTGGAGGCCTCATGGTGAGTGAAATGGAGAGCCAACCTCCCTCGCGGGGTCCCGGGGACGGGGAGCGGAGATTGTCCGGCTCAAACCTGTGCTCCAGTTCTTGGGTCTCTGCTGACGGCTTCCTGAGGAGACGGCCCTCG atGGGGCATCCTGGCATGCATTATGCACCAATGGGAATGCACCCTATGGGTCAGAGAGCAAACATGCCTCCCGTACCTCATGGAATGATGCCACAGATGATGCCCCCTATGGGAGGACCTCCAATGGGACAA atGCCTGGAATGATGTCTTCAGTAATGTCAGGAATGATGATGTCTCATATGTCTCAGGCTTCCATGCAACCTGCCTTACCG CCTGGAGTAAACAGTATGGATGTAGCTGCAG gTGCCGCATCTGGTGCA aaatcaATGTGGACAGAACATAAATCACCCGATGGAAGGACTTATTATTATAATACTGAAACAAAACAGTCTACCTGGGAAAAACCAGATGATCTTAAAACACCTGCTGAG cAACTCTTGTCTAAATGCCCGTGGAAAGAGTACAAATCTGATTCTGGGAAGCCTTATTACTATAATTCTCAGACAAAAGAGTCCCGCTGGGCCAAACCCAAGGAACTTGAGGATCTTGAAG GATACCAGAATACCATTGTTGCTGGAGGTCTTATTACAAAATCAAACCTGCATG cAATGATCAAAGCTGAAGAAAGCAG CAAGCAAGAAGAATGTACTACAACATCCATAGCCCCAGTTCCTACAACAGAAATTCCTACCACTATGAGCACCATGGCTGctgcagaagcagcagctgctgttgttgcagctgctgcagcagctgctAATGCCAATACTTCCACCACACCTACTAATACTGTCGGAAGTGTTCCAGTTGCTCCTGAGCCTGAAGTTACTTCCATTGTTGCTACTGTTGTCGATAATGAAAATTCAGTAACTATAGCCAATGAAGAACAAGCACAGATTGCTAATACCACGGCTATTCAAGATCTAAGTGGTGACATGTCCAGTAATGCTGGAGAGGAACCTTCTAAACAAGAAACTGTAACCGA ttttactcctaaaaaagaagaggaagagagccaACCTGCAAAAAAAACATATACTTGGAATACAAAGGAGGAGGCAAAGCAAGCATTTAAAGAATTATTGAAAGAAAAG cGGGTACCCTCCAATGCTTCATGGGAACAAGCTATGAAAATGATCATTAATGATCCTCGGTACAG tGCGTTAGCAAAGCTGAGTGAAAAAAAGCAGGCTTTTAATGCCTATAAAGTTcagactgagaaagaagaaaaagaagaagcaagatcAAAATACAAAGAAGCTAAGGAATCTTTTCAGCGTTTTCTAGAAAACCACGAGAAAATGACTTCCACAACCAGATACAA AAAAGCCGAGCAAATGTTTGGGGAGATGGAAGTTTGGAATGCTATTTCAGAGCGTGATCGGCTTGAAATCTATGAAGACGTTTTGTTCTtcctttcaaaaaaagaaaag GAACAAGCAAAGCAGTTAcgaaagagaaattgggaagcCTTAAAAAACATACTTGACAATATGGCTAATGTTACGTACTCTACTACTTGGTCTGAAGCCCAGCAGTATCTAATGGATAACCCAACGTTTGCAGAGGATGAAGAGTTACAGA ACATGGATAAAGAAGATGCATTAATATGCTTTGAGGAACATATCCGGGctttagaaaaggaagaagaagaagaaaaacagaagactTTATTGAGAGAAAGGAGGCGGCAGCGTAAAAATAGGGAATCTTTCCAG ATATTTTTAGATGAATTACATGAGCATGGACAACTACATTCTATGTCCTCTTGGATGGAACTGTATCCAACTATTAGTTCTGACATTAGATTCACTAATATGCTTGGTCAGCCGG TTTTTTCATTAGGATCAACTGCACTTGATCTTTTCAAGTTTTATGTTGAAGATCTTAAAGCACGTTATCATGatgaaaaaaagataataaaagacATTCTTAAG GATAAAGGATTTGTAGTTGAAGTAAATACTACTTTTGAAGATTTTGTGGCAATAATCAGTTCAACAAAAAGATCAACTACTTTGGATGCGGGAAATATCAAGTTGGCTTTCAACAGT TTACTAGAAAAGGCAGAAGCCCGTGAGcgtgaaagagaaaaagaggaagcacggaaaatgaaaagaaaagagtcTGCATTTAAGAGTATGTTGAAACAGGCTGCTCCTCCGATAGAGCTGGATGCTGTTTGGGAAGAT ATCCGAGAGAGATTTGTAAAAGAACCAGCATTTGAGGACATAACTCTagaatctgaaagaaaaagaatatttaaagattTCATGCATGTGCTTGAG CATGAATGCCAACATCATCATTCAAAGAACAAGAAACATTCTAAGAAATCCAAAAAACACCATAGGAAACGCTCCCGTTCTCGATCG GGATCAGAATCAGATGATGATGACAgccattcaaagaaaaaaagacagcgATCAGAGTCCCATTCTGCTTCAGAACATTCTTCTAGTGCTGAGTCTG AGAGAAGTTATAAGAAATCAAAAAAGcataagaagaaaagcaaaaagaggaGACATAAATCT gATTCTCCAGAATCAGATACTGAACGAGAGAAGGATAAAAAAGATAAAGATCGGGAAAGCGAAAAAGACAGAAGTAGACAGAGATCagaatcaaaacacaaatcaccTAAGAAAAAGACTGGAAAGGACTCT
- the Prpf40a gene encoding pre-mRNA-processing factor 40 homolog A isoform X3 has translation MQATPSEAEAGGESPQSCVSAALSDWTAGKPVSLLAPLIPPRSSGQPLPFGPGGRQPLRSLLVGMCSGSGRRRSSLSPTMRPGTGAERGGLMVSEMESQPPSRGPGDGERRLSGSNLCSSSWVSADGFLRRRPSMGHPGMHYAPMGMHPMGQRANMPPVPHGMMPQMMPPMGGPPMGQMPGMMSSVMSGMMMSHMSQASMQPALPPGVNSMDVAAGAASGAKSMWTEHKSPDGRTYYYNTETKQSTWEKPDDLKTPAEQLLSKCPWKEYKSDSGKPYYYNSQTKESRWAKPKELEDLEAMIKAEESSKQEECTTTSIAPVPTTEIPTTMSTMAAAEAAAAVVAAAAAAANANTSTTPTNTVGSVPVAPEPEVTSIVATVVDNENSVTIANEEQAQIANTTAIQDLSGDMSSNAGEEPSKQETVTDFTPKKEEEESQPAKKTYTWNTKEEAKQAFKELLKEKRVPSNASWEQAMKMIINDPRYSALAKLSEKKQAFNAYKVQTEKEEKEEARSKYKEAKESFQRFLENHEKMTSTTRYKKAEQMFGEMEVWNAISERDRLEIYEDVLFFLSKKEKEQAKQLRKRNWEALKNILDNMANVTYSTTWSEAQQYLMDNPTFAEDEELQNMDKEDALICFEEHIRALEKEEEEEKQKTLLRERRRQRKNRESFQIFLDELHEHGQLHSMSSWMELYPTISSDIRFTNMLGQPVFSLGSTALDLFKFYVEDLKARYHDEKKIIKDILKDKGFVVEVNTTFEDFVAIISSTKRSTTLDAGNIKLAFNSLLEKAEAREREREKEEARKMKRKESAFKSMLKQAAPPIELDAVWEDIRERFVKEPAFEDITLESERKRIFKDFMHVLEHECQHHHSKNKKHSKKSKKHHRKRSRSRSGSESDDDDSHSKKKRQRSESHSASEHSSSAESERSYKKSKKHKKKSKKRRHKSDSPESDTEREKDKKDKDRESEKDRSRQRSESKHKSPKKKTGKDSGNWDTSGSELSEGELEKRRRTLLEQLDDDQ, from the exons atgCAGGCGACGCCGAGCGAGGCCGAGGCCGGGGGCGAATCGCCGCAGAGCTGCGTGTCGGCCGCGCTCTCTGATTGGACAGCAGGGAAGCCTGTCAGTTTATTGGCCCCGCTGATCCCGCCCCGTAGCTCAGGGCAGCCTTTACCCTTTGGCCCCGGCGGGCGCCAGCCACTCAGATCGCTGCTTGTTGGTATGTGCAGCGGCAGTGGCCGCCGACGGAGCAGTCTGAGCCCGACGATGAGGCCGGGGACTGGAGCCGAGCGTGGAGGCCTCATGGTGAGTGAAATGGAGAGCCAACCTCCCTCGCGGGGTCCCGGGGACGGGGAGCGGAGATTGTCCGGCTCAAACCTGTGCTCCAGTTCTTGGGTCTCTGCTGACGGCTTCCTGAGGAGACGGCCCTCG atGGGGCATCCTGGCATGCATTATGCACCAATGGGAATGCACCCTATGGGTCAGAGAGCAAACATGCCTCCCGTACCTCATGGAATGATGCCACAGATGATGCCCCCTATGGGAGGACCTCCAATGGGACAA atGCCTGGAATGATGTCTTCAGTAATGTCAGGAATGATGATGTCTCATATGTCTCAGGCTTCCATGCAACCTGCCTTACCG CCTGGAGTAAACAGTATGGATGTAGCTGCAG gTGCCGCATCTGGTGCA aaatcaATGTGGACAGAACATAAATCACCCGATGGAAGGACTTATTATTATAATACTGAAACAAAACAGTCTACCTGGGAAAAACCAGATGATCTTAAAACACCTGCTGAG cAACTCTTGTCTAAATGCCCGTGGAAAGAGTACAAATCTGATTCTGGGAAGCCTTATTACTATAATTCTCAGACAAAAGAGTCCCGCTGGGCCAAACCCAAGGAACTTGAGGATCTTGAAG cAATGATCAAAGCTGAAGAAAGCAG CAAGCAAGAAGAATGTACTACAACATCCATAGCCCCAGTTCCTACAACAGAAATTCCTACCACTATGAGCACCATGGCTGctgcagaagcagcagctgctgttgttgcagctgctgcagcagctgctAATGCCAATACTTCCACCACACCTACTAATACTGTCGGAAGTGTTCCAGTTGCTCCTGAGCCTGAAGTTACTTCCATTGTTGCTACTGTTGTCGATAATGAAAATTCAGTAACTATAGCCAATGAAGAACAAGCACAGATTGCTAATACCACGGCTATTCAAGATCTAAGTGGTGACATGTCCAGTAATGCTGGAGAGGAACCTTCTAAACAAGAAACTGTAACCGA ttttactcctaaaaaagaagaggaagagagccaACCTGCAAAAAAAACATATACTTGGAATACAAAGGAGGAGGCAAAGCAAGCATTTAAAGAATTATTGAAAGAAAAG cGGGTACCCTCCAATGCTTCATGGGAACAAGCTATGAAAATGATCATTAATGATCCTCGGTACAG tGCGTTAGCAAAGCTGAGTGAAAAAAAGCAGGCTTTTAATGCCTATAAAGTTcagactgagaaagaagaaaaagaagaagcaagatcAAAATACAAAGAAGCTAAGGAATCTTTTCAGCGTTTTCTAGAAAACCACGAGAAAATGACTTCCACAACCAGATACAA AAAAGCCGAGCAAATGTTTGGGGAGATGGAAGTTTGGAATGCTATTTCAGAGCGTGATCGGCTTGAAATCTATGAAGACGTTTTGTTCTtcctttcaaaaaaagaaaag GAACAAGCAAAGCAGTTAcgaaagagaaattgggaagcCTTAAAAAACATACTTGACAATATGGCTAATGTTACGTACTCTACTACTTGGTCTGAAGCCCAGCAGTATCTAATGGATAACCCAACGTTTGCAGAGGATGAAGAGTTACAGA ACATGGATAAAGAAGATGCATTAATATGCTTTGAGGAACATATCCGGGctttagaaaaggaagaagaagaagaaaaacagaagactTTATTGAGAGAAAGGAGGCGGCAGCGTAAAAATAGGGAATCTTTCCAG ATATTTTTAGATGAATTACATGAGCATGGACAACTACATTCTATGTCCTCTTGGATGGAACTGTATCCAACTATTAGTTCTGACATTAGATTCACTAATATGCTTGGTCAGCCGG TTTTTTCATTAGGATCAACTGCACTTGATCTTTTCAAGTTTTATGTTGAAGATCTTAAAGCACGTTATCATGatgaaaaaaagataataaaagacATTCTTAAG GATAAAGGATTTGTAGTTGAAGTAAATACTACTTTTGAAGATTTTGTGGCAATAATCAGTTCAACAAAAAGATCAACTACTTTGGATGCGGGAAATATCAAGTTGGCTTTCAACAGT TTACTAGAAAAGGCAGAAGCCCGTGAGcgtgaaagagaaaaagaggaagcacggaaaatgaaaagaaaagagtcTGCATTTAAGAGTATGTTGAAACAGGCTGCTCCTCCGATAGAGCTGGATGCTGTTTGGGAAGAT ATCCGAGAGAGATTTGTAAAAGAACCAGCATTTGAGGACATAACTCTagaatctgaaagaaaaagaatatttaaagattTCATGCATGTGCTTGAG CATGAATGCCAACATCATCATTCAAAGAACAAGAAACATTCTAAGAAATCCAAAAAACACCATAGGAAACGCTCCCGTTCTCGATCG GGATCAGAATCAGATGATGATGACAgccattcaaagaaaaaaagacagcgATCAGAGTCCCATTCTGCTTCAGAACATTCTTCTAGTGCTGAGTCTG AGAGAAGTTATAAGAAATCAAAAAAGcataagaagaaaagcaaaaagaggaGACATAAATCT gATTCTCCAGAATCAGATACTGAACGAGAGAAGGATAAAAAAGATAAAGATCGGGAAAGCGAAAAAGACAGAAGTAGACAGAGATCagaatcaaaacacaaatcaccTAAGAAAAAGACTGGAAAGGACTCT
- the Prpf40a gene encoding pre-mRNA-processing factor 40 homolog A isoform X4, giving the protein MQATPSEAEAGGESPQSCVSAALSDWTAGKPVSLLAPLIPPRSSGQPLPFGPGGRQPLRSLLVGMCSGSGRRRSSLSPTMRPGTGAERGGLMVSEMESQPPSRGPGDGERRLSGSNLCSSSWVSADGFLRRRPSMGHPGMHYAPMGMHPMGQRANMPPVPHGMMPQMMPPMGGPPMGQMPGMMSSVMSGMMMSHMSQASMQPALPPGVNSMDVAAGAASGAKSMWTEHKSPDGRTYYYNTETKQSTWEKPDDLKTPAEQLLSKCPWKEYKSDSGKPYYYNSQTKESRWAKPKELEDLEAMIKAEESSKQEECTTTSIAPVPTTEIPTTMSTMAAAEAAAAVVAAAAAAANANTSTTPTNTVGSVPVAPEPEVTSIVATVVDNENSVTIANEEQAQIANTTAIQDLSGDMSSNAGEEPSKQETVTDFTPKKEEEESQPAKKTYTWNTKEEAKQAFKELLKEKRVPSNASWEQAMKMIINDPRYSALAKLSEKKQAFNAYKVQTEKEEKEEARSKYKEAKESFQRFLENHEKMTSTTRYKKAEQMFGEMEVWNAISERDRLEIYEDVLFFLSKKEKEQAKQLRKRNWEALKNILDNMANVTYSTTWSEAQQYLMDNPTFAEDEELQNMDKEDALICFEEHIRALEKEEEEEKQKTLLRERRRQRKNRESFQIFLDELHEHGQLHSMSSWMELYPTISSDIRFTNMLGQPGSTALDLFKFYVEDLKARYHDEKKIIKDILKDKGFVVEVNTTFEDFVAIISSTKRSTTLDAGNIKLAFNSLLEKAEAREREREKEEARKMKRKESAFKSMLKQAAPPIELDAVWEDIRERFVKEPAFEDITLESERKRIFKDFMHVLEHECQHHHSKNKKHSKKSKKHHRKRSRSRSGSESDDDDSHSKKKRQRSESHSASEHSSSAESERSYKKSKKHKKKSKKRRHKSDSPESDTEREKDKKDKDRESEKDRSRQRSESKHKSPKKKTGKDSGNWDTSGSELSEGELEKRRRTLLEQLDDDQ; this is encoded by the exons atgCAGGCGACGCCGAGCGAGGCCGAGGCCGGGGGCGAATCGCCGCAGAGCTGCGTGTCGGCCGCGCTCTCTGATTGGACAGCAGGGAAGCCTGTCAGTTTATTGGCCCCGCTGATCCCGCCCCGTAGCTCAGGGCAGCCTTTACCCTTTGGCCCCGGCGGGCGCCAGCCACTCAGATCGCTGCTTGTTGGTATGTGCAGCGGCAGTGGCCGCCGACGGAGCAGTCTGAGCCCGACGATGAGGCCGGGGACTGGAGCCGAGCGTGGAGGCCTCATGGTGAGTGAAATGGAGAGCCAACCTCCCTCGCGGGGTCCCGGGGACGGGGAGCGGAGATTGTCCGGCTCAAACCTGTGCTCCAGTTCTTGGGTCTCTGCTGACGGCTTCCTGAGGAGACGGCCCTCG atGGGGCATCCTGGCATGCATTATGCACCAATGGGAATGCACCCTATGGGTCAGAGAGCAAACATGCCTCCCGTACCTCATGGAATGATGCCACAGATGATGCCCCCTATGGGAGGACCTCCAATGGGACAA atGCCTGGAATGATGTCTTCAGTAATGTCAGGAATGATGATGTCTCATATGTCTCAGGCTTCCATGCAACCTGCCTTACCG CCTGGAGTAAACAGTATGGATGTAGCTGCAG gTGCCGCATCTGGTGCA aaatcaATGTGGACAGAACATAAATCACCCGATGGAAGGACTTATTATTATAATACTGAAACAAAACAGTCTACCTGGGAAAAACCAGATGATCTTAAAACACCTGCTGAG cAACTCTTGTCTAAATGCCCGTGGAAAGAGTACAAATCTGATTCTGGGAAGCCTTATTACTATAATTCTCAGACAAAAGAGTCCCGCTGGGCCAAACCCAAGGAACTTGAGGATCTTGAAG cAATGATCAAAGCTGAAGAAAGCAG CAAGCAAGAAGAATGTACTACAACATCCATAGCCCCAGTTCCTACAACAGAAATTCCTACCACTATGAGCACCATGGCTGctgcagaagcagcagctgctgttgttgcagctgctgcagcagctgctAATGCCAATACTTCCACCACACCTACTAATACTGTCGGAAGTGTTCCAGTTGCTCCTGAGCCTGAAGTTACTTCCATTGTTGCTACTGTTGTCGATAATGAAAATTCAGTAACTATAGCCAATGAAGAACAAGCACAGATTGCTAATACCACGGCTATTCAAGATCTAAGTGGTGACATGTCCAGTAATGCTGGAGAGGAACCTTCTAAACAAGAAACTGTAACCGA ttttactcctaaaaaagaagaggaagagagccaACCTGCAAAAAAAACATATACTTGGAATACAAAGGAGGAGGCAAAGCAAGCATTTAAAGAATTATTGAAAGAAAAG cGGGTACCCTCCAATGCTTCATGGGAACAAGCTATGAAAATGATCATTAATGATCCTCGGTACAG tGCGTTAGCAAAGCTGAGTGAAAAAAAGCAGGCTTTTAATGCCTATAAAGTTcagactgagaaagaagaaaaagaagaagcaagatcAAAATACAAAGAAGCTAAGGAATCTTTTCAGCGTTTTCTAGAAAACCACGAGAAAATGACTTCCACAACCAGATACAA AAAAGCCGAGCAAATGTTTGGGGAGATGGAAGTTTGGAATGCTATTTCAGAGCGTGATCGGCTTGAAATCTATGAAGACGTTTTGTTCTtcctttcaaaaaaagaaaag GAACAAGCAAAGCAGTTAcgaaagagaaattgggaagcCTTAAAAAACATACTTGACAATATGGCTAATGTTACGTACTCTACTACTTGGTCTGAAGCCCAGCAGTATCTAATGGATAACCCAACGTTTGCAGAGGATGAAGAGTTACAGA ACATGGATAAAGAAGATGCATTAATATGCTTTGAGGAACATATCCGGGctttagaaaaggaagaagaagaagaaaaacagaagactTTATTGAGAGAAAGGAGGCGGCAGCGTAAAAATAGGGAATCTTTCCAG ATATTTTTAGATGAATTACATGAGCATGGACAACTACATTCTATGTCCTCTTGGATGGAACTGTATCCAACTATTAGTTCTGACATTAGATTCACTAATATGCTTGGTCAGCCGG GATCAACTGCACTTGATCTTTTCAAGTTTTATGTTGAAGATCTTAAAGCACGTTATCATGatgaaaaaaagataataaaagacATTCTTAAG GATAAAGGATTTGTAGTTGAAGTAAATACTACTTTTGAAGATTTTGTGGCAATAATCAGTTCAACAAAAAGATCAACTACTTTGGATGCGGGAAATATCAAGTTGGCTTTCAACAGT TTACTAGAAAAGGCAGAAGCCCGTGAGcgtgaaagagaaaaagaggaagcacggaaaatgaaaagaaaagagtcTGCATTTAAGAGTATGTTGAAACAGGCTGCTCCTCCGATAGAGCTGGATGCTGTTTGGGAAGAT ATCCGAGAGAGATTTGTAAAAGAACCAGCATTTGAGGACATAACTCTagaatctgaaagaaaaagaatatttaaagattTCATGCATGTGCTTGAG CATGAATGCCAACATCATCATTCAAAGAACAAGAAACATTCTAAGAAATCCAAAAAACACCATAGGAAACGCTCCCGTTCTCGATCG GGATCAGAATCAGATGATGATGACAgccattcaaagaaaaaaagacagcgATCAGAGTCCCATTCTGCTTCAGAACATTCTTCTAGTGCTGAGTCTG AGAGAAGTTATAAGAAATCAAAAAAGcataagaagaaaagcaaaaagaggaGACATAAATCT gATTCTCCAGAATCAGATACTGAACGAGAGAAGGATAAAAAAGATAAAGATCGGGAAAGCGAAAAAGACAGAAGTAGACAGAGATCagaatcaaaacacaaatcaccTAAGAAAAAGACTGGAAAGGACTCT